In Candidatus Chlorohelix allophototropha, the following are encoded in one genomic region:
- a CDS encoding FHA domain-containing protein — protein sequence MAKFYRSMSADPAKIDPTVLGWLNDRLPDDCWVLVEFAVDTKNCDFAILADNKIAVLEVKSIKYPVKGSANSRWINLNNKKPLAISSSTGYSANPVGQAHKIADTLVGHLRQNISTIFGQDSKLRPERLKAFPFVVIPKPHPKNQIARDDDFCWIAEGQEQFFAAFQKLKWDAGISLTPLQKERIVKMLNLEYISNPEKLFSAGLPTPTSSGGEEELIPEQEALDGWVSLDYGNGVTEEYHLTDRITRIGRDRNNHIVVDDSQVSREHCQLEFRNGDYYLRDVGSKHGTTVKGRKLKKNELELVSNGTAIQLSSKGVKLILYSSGNV from the coding sequence ATGGCAAAGTTCTACCGCAGTATGAGCGCCGACCCGGCTAAAATAGATCCCACCGTTCTCGGCTGGCTCAACGACCGCCTCCCTGATGATTGCTGGGTGCTGGTCGAGTTCGCAGTCGATACCAAAAACTGCGATTTCGCCATCCTAGCCGATAACAAAATAGCCGTCCTTGAGGTTAAAAGTATCAAATACCCCGTCAAGGGTTCGGCTAATTCGCGCTGGATCAATCTCAATAACAAAAAGCCGTTGGCAATCTCCTCTTCCACCGGCTACAGCGCCAACCCCGTTGGGCAAGCCCACAAGATTGCCGACACCCTCGTCGGGCACTTGCGCCAGAATATCTCCACTATCTTCGGTCAGGATTCTAAACTGCGACCAGAACGGCTCAAAGCCTTCCCCTTTGTGGTCATCCCCAAGCCCCATCCCAAAAACCAGATTGCCCGTGACGACGATTTCTGCTGGATTGCCGAGGGGCAGGAGCAATTCTTTGCCGCATTCCAAAAGCTCAAGTGGGATGCCGGCATCTCCCTAACACCCCTCCAAAAGGAACGTATCGTAAAAATGCTCAACTTGGAATATATCTCCAACCCTGAAAAGCTCTTCTCAGCCGGTTTGCCTACCCCTACCAGTAGCGGTGGTGAGGAAGAACTGATACCCGAACAGGAAGCTTTGGACGGTTGGGTGTCGCTGGATTATGGGAACGGTGTAACCGAAGAGTATCATTTGACCGACCGGATTACCAGAATAGGACGCGATAGAAACAATCATATCGTGGTAGATGATAGCCAAGTCTCTCGCGAGCATTGCCAGCTTGAATTCCGGAACGGGGACTACTACCTGCGGGATGTGGGCAGCAAACACGGCACAACAGTGAAAGGGCGCAAGCTAAAAAAGAACGAACTGGAGCTTGTAAGCAACGGAACCGCTATTCAACTTTCCAGCAAGGGTGTGAAGCTAATTTTGTACAGCAGTGGGAATGTCTAG